TCAccgcgagatactgctggtcacgtaggttttgtagagcgtaaaacgtctcTGACATACTTATGAACcggaacattcacaattccagcatgtcttcgcaagatgcagctgattgtgatgccatcattcctagtatacatccccgcgagatactacTGGTCATGTAAGCTCTGTAGATGCTTAAAAACGTCCCCGATGGACTTATGATCCAAAGCGGAGACACtacatgtctcctgtaagcacgatttaccctatttgagatcaagaactGATTCCTAGTATATTATCGCGAAATACACTGctcatgtctactctaggctctgactcgactgaCTGAGGCTTCCGAATATTTCTTAGGACATCCccacgagatacgctggttattcttccTTTAGGACATTTTGAAAAACTCCCAAAACATCCTTtagagatacactggtcatggaGGCCCCATTATATAGACACAATTGACTCCTAatacatctctgcaagatacgctggtcaaagataaGTGAGCCGAAGTCTCGCGAAGACATTATTATTAGGGGTACAAACCTTCCTTTCTCTCCTGAACATGTCCCAACTGACTCCGGAGAGATCCATCCACATTGGAAAAATATCAGACGACCTCAGTCGTGTCGGCTAAATCTCTGACAGCCTCTGTCGCGTCGGCTTAATCTCTGACAGCCTCAGTCGCGTTGGCTAAACCTCAGACAGCTTCATTCGCGTTATCCAAACCTCAGATGACCTCATCTGAACTGATTCATCGCATCTGAAGAGTTTTATACAGGTATATAACTCAGGCACAAGCCTCACCTAGGGCCCAAGCCTAGTTCCCGGTgtctcaaacacactcacagCTAGTAAATTGTCATGAATTGTACATgtttatccaaaaacgtggataagatCCCTTGAGCTCTGCATGCTCAACAAATGGACCCAGAAGCAATAATACGGTTTCCATGTGACATATGTGACTGGCCATTGAGAGTCAGAGCTCAACCCCAGCTCCTCTCACGCTCTACACACGATTTCTAAggcattccatgccttttcacgtgacttatcctattcattctcacaaatcagagaatatctctttaACTTGGCCAACTCgaataaagagaatatttctctcacTTGACACATATCACAAAggttgactcagcttcacacagatggggggatatcaattagggtttcggtctggcggtctacgaaacATGTGAGAAATACCCAGCCAATTTCTCTCCACAGAAGAGAGAAAAGGCGGttgaataatgagataaactcaatctagtttatctctatctattcctgaagaAACGGGAGAACTGCTCCGCACgacaagcaatccttatcttcaccgacgtgagattagagaatttagcTATAAATAGGTCTTTATTTCTCTAAGATGACCGAgaactttctcataacctctcagagcaattcttcttcaaactctagAATTctctgatttctctcttcacctgcttccctccctaagaccaacccttaccTCTTCCCTGTAACTGAAGCAGTCTTTGAATGGtcattgtgcgtggtttaggcagagattgttcgtgctcaacctcccgtaactcactttcagaaaccctgaAATTCAACTTTAGTCtttcaccgattttaggtaattACAGGGAGCAAAAAAAGATTATTCATTTGACGAAATTATTTATTTATGGAACATTCAATTATTGAGGTTAGACCTGATGTAAACCAGCATAGATGAATTTCACGGTTTATCGAAAATGAATGACTTGGGTTATTTGTTTGTTTGTATGTACGAGACATGTTGTCCTTTTTGGAATTAATCAACCCTAACCGTCTGATATGAGACCCAAATCCTTGGCCAGTTGGACACTATGAGTAGCAACTGTTAACACGCATTGGTTTAAACGGATGATTATGATGGGGGCTAAGATCGGATTTGAGAAAATGAGGGCTCAATTTTTCAAAATGATGGAGCATGCACCATTTTGTTTACAAATGCACATGCACATCATTATCAGATAACCATTATAGAGCAATACTTTATGTGTGGTACTTAATTTGTTCAATGCTAGACTCCCAAATCAAAGTAGTTACAGTAATATAGAAGTTGTGATATGACAAGACACGGTAGTGCTGATAGACACTCATCAATCGACAACACACAGTCGTTCTGGTAGATCGGGTCTCGGAATTCAGTTTCCAATAGAGATACATTTTGGAACTTTACGACCGACAAGACAAATTTTACAGTTGAGGTATATAATGTACAAAGAAGGGATAATAGTACGGACTACAAAGAGCCTGTTGCGAAATGAAAATCTCAAATCTTAGGACACTTTAGTTTCATTATAATTTGCTTGGTTCTTCAATCAGCAATGTCCATATTTTATTCAGTTTCTAGAAAGGAAAACGTATGTAAATAATTTTGTTGTGAGACCTTTAGTGGTTGTCTACAACCAACCATCTAATATGcgttctttttttcttcataaataATATTGTTGGCGGGAGAAAAGTTTAAGGCATTATTGATTTAATTAAGTCAACATTTAACTAGTTGTATAAAATAGATTTAAGTCACATGCGTTCACTAGTACTCAATAAATCACATGTATTGTTTGTAGTCACTTCTATGTATCTTATCTTGTCCTTAGTACCATACTGCTATATCTCTCAATCACTCTCCCTAGGTCTTTAAGCTTAGTTTGTTTTCTTTTGCTAAACAGAAGATGGCTACATTTTCTTGTGCGTCTTCAACAAACACTACATCTCTTGCCATATTTTCTCTCTGTTTCTTAGTTCATCAGTTGATCCAGTTAAGTGTAGCAATTACTTTACCTCCAAATGTTAATGTTCCGGCGCTTCTTATTTTCGGAGACTCGATAGTTGATCCGGGGAATAACAATAACTTGCCTACGATCGCTAAGTGCAACTTCCTACCTTACGGGCAAGATTTCATGGGTGGAAAACCAACCGGAAGGTTTAGCAATGGCAAAGTCCCCGGTGACTTGATAGGTATAGAAAACAATGCTAATTCACTGACATTTTAATTACTAAAGATGTCGTTAActttatgtctattaatatttaGTTGCCTGGCTCGCCACAAAGTTGATATGGCCGAGTTGGTCTAAGGCGCCAGATTAAGGTTCTGGCCTGAAAGGGCGAATCCCACTGTCGACACAtttgtttttttgaaaattttcatatcCAAGCATTTTTCCTCCTAATAACAAATCATTTTTGCAGCTGAAGCACTGGGAATTAAGGATATTTTACCGGCTTATCTCGATCCATTCTTGGACCCAAATGATCTCCTGACTGGCGTAAGTTTTGCGTCTGGAGCCGCCGGATATGATCCACTTACGTCTAAACTCGCGGTATGAGTCTCCATGGTTATGATTTGCTATTACTAATAGCAGCAGGAGAGCCAACTTGTTTAAGAGTCTTTTAACCTACATTCATtgggttttcatttttatttatggGGTAGATGGCTATAAGCTTGGAGAAACAAGTAGAGTTGTTCAAGGAGTACCTGGCTAAAGTCGCAGCCATCGCAGGAGAAGAGAAAGCTAAGAGCATACTGTCAGACAGTTTATACCTAGTTGTTATTGGAAGTAATGACCTTGGCAATACGTATTTTGGTTCACAACTCAGATCCAATTACGATATCCCTGCCTATGCTGATCTTATGGTTGAAGGGGCTATTAGTTTTATTCAGGTACATTTGTTCCCATTTTACACTCTGATTATGGTACTCTAAAAAGTGTCATGAAGATCTCTAATTAAGTCAAGCGACGAGCCAAGTATCCTAACCAAGCTGAAACAACTAACCACTTTCTGCAGGATCTGTACAATGTGGGTGCAAGGAGAATTGGAGTATTCGGTGTACCACCCATAGGATGCCTGCCATCTCAGAGAACATTAGCGGGAGGGAAAGCGAGAAATTGTGCAGAGAACTATAACCAAGCTGCTCAGATTTTTAACTTGAAACTGTCACCAGCACTAGCCAAACTCACTGCTAAGTTTGCGCATGGAAGGGCTGTGTATGCTGATATCTACTATCCTATCCTAGAGATTATCGACAATCCTCACAATTACGGTAAGTGCATTATCCTAGAATTAGTCTCTTGCATTCATATAATCATTGTGCTCGAGGGAATGCATCTGACTTGAACAAACTGGTTGAATTGAATTTTGTTTGTAGGTTTTGAAGAGGCAACAAAAGGATGCTGTGGTACAGGAAAGATAGAATCAATAATTCTATGTAACCAGCTGAACCCATTTACCTGTGACGATGTCTCCAAATATATATTTTGGGACAGTTACCATCCCACAGAGAGAGCCTACCGAATATTTTTAGGCCCCTTCCTCGAGAAAAACCTAAACAGATTCCTCTGTGACGATGCCATATGCTAATCTTGCTTGTGTCTGCATAGATTCCCCAGTTCACACACTACTCAATCCATTGTTCCAAAAATCAGATGGATGTGTTTCTATCATTTACTTGTTTATAATCTATTAACACGTTCGCCTGTTTGTTTTAGATCAATTGATACTATATAACTGTTCTTATTAGTGGTACTATGTAAACCCCAGATGGATTGAATGGAAGAAGTTTTATGGAATGGCTTGCGTTTTTATTAGTTTAATCGCAGTGCACTCTCAAGCGCAATTACATTTTATGCGAAAGGACGACTGCAAAACAATCTGCAAGTCTGAATTTCTACACTGCAGAAGTTTTTATGGTTTTCGAGCAGGACCAAAGGGCTTGCCAGATCCAAAAGTGGGAGATGCCCTCTGGTGCTTATACGAAAATGGATTTAACAAAAAAGGACCTAAACAGATACTCGATGGAAAATAAAGAAAGACAAATGCATTGAATAACAAATGTGGAAGTGTTATCAACACGAAACAAGTTGGAAGACAGCGTTCATGAATACAACTATTCGCGACATCAAGTAAACTCAAACACATACATATAAACAAATCTGCAAACTCAAAAATTCTTCAATTCTTACAAACAAACAGATAATAAATAAGTCTCAGCTATAAAGGCATCAACcctcaaaaagaaagaaagaaaaaggttcTTTTCTATGCTAAAACTACAAAGCCTGAATACATAAGCAGAGTGAAAAAGAAAACAGTGGATAGAAATTCTCGTTCGGCAAAGAAGTAGTACACGAACGTTTGTTCCTTTAAGCGGATCACATCAATCCTTTCATAAAACTGTGTTGTTATCTAAATCTAAATTCGAAAGAATAGGTAATCTAGTAAGGGTTAGAATGATCAATACAAGCTAAACCCTAAGAACTGGCTGACCAATATGGCAAGTCCAAGAGCAATCGCAACAAGGGAAGAAGCCCAAGTCAGTATCTCAGTAATCCTAGGTACCCTTTCTTTCAATGCCTCAGTACATGAACCAATAAACACAGTATAACTTCCCATGGCAAAAACTGTTCCTAGCAAAAACATACCTAAAAAGGCAGCCCCCGCTAATCGTGAAGGAAGAGCAAGTGCAGGCAACACCATCAGTAGGGCATCTGGTTGCAGTCCATGAACAATTCCAGTGGCAAAAGTTGCAAGGCCGATCTTCTTCTTAGCTTTAGGGGCCTCTAGAGATTCAAGGGCACTTACATCACACTCTCCGTTCTCTAAAGTAACGCACGGGACAGGGGCAGGGACTTCCGATGCCTCCTTAATTCCCGTAGCACCTATAAAAAGTAGCGTAAGGCCAACTATCCTAGTTCCCCATGTCTGAAGTATCTCAATGTGGAGTCGATCTTTCAGTAATAAAAACAACAACCCAAAGATAACTTGGCCTGCATCATGGCCAAATCCCCAAAGGGCTCCAACTGCAGCACTTTCCATCCGAGTACGTCCAATGGAGAGTGGAGCCAAGGCAGCAAGGTGATCTGGTCCTGATAGAGTGTGCAAACAACCAGCAAAGAACCCCGTCCAAGCACTACTTAGTAAAAGCTTACCCCCTACAGTAGCAGCGACGGAGCCTTCAGATTGAATTGCAGTAGCATAGGCTGGGGGAGAAAGAATT
This is a stretch of genomic DNA from Papaver somniferum cultivar HN1 chromosome 1, ASM357369v1, whole genome shotgun sequence. It encodes these proteins:
- the LOC113291086 gene encoding GDSL esterase/lipase EXL3-like, which translates into the protein MATFSCASSTNTTSLAIFSLCFLVHQLIQLSVAITLPPNVNVPALLIFGDSIVDPGNNNNLPTIAKCNFLPYGQDFMGGKPTGRFSNGKVPGDLIAEALGIKDILPAYLDPFLDPNDLLTGVSFASGAAGYDPLTSKLAMAISLEKQVELFKEYLAKVAAIAGEEKAKSILSDSLYLVVIGSNDLGNTYFGSQLRSNYDIPAYADLMVEGAISFIQDLYNVGARRIGVFGVPPIGCLPSQRTLAGGKARNCAENYNQAAQIFNLKLSPALAKLTAKFAHGRAVYADIYYPILEIIDNPHNYGFEEATKGCCGTGKIESIILCNQLNPFTCDDVSKYIFWDSYHPTERAYRIFLGPFLEKNLNRFLCDDAIC
- the LOC113291099 gene encoding uncharacterized protein LOC113291099, whose protein sequence is MERLIHSSSSSSLSTKTYLKPTSQFLPYRIDRAVSKLGFSQTKFNRIQLHSSSFSPLMSVKSSSIRCSTKDDFSSSTVNSGKGSTPRFQFLKEIVVGASKQVKAVPAAAVILLSALILISINSILSPPAYATAIQSEGSVAATVGGKLLLSSAWTGFFAGCLHTLSGPDHLAALAPLSIGRTRMESAAVGALWGFGHDAGQVIFGLLFLLLKDRLHIEILQTWGTRIVGLTLLFIGATGIKEASEVPAPVPCVTLENGECDVSALESLEAPKAKKKIGLATFATGIVHGLQPDALLMVLPALALPSRLAGAAFLGMFLLGTVFAMGSYTVFIGSCTEALKERVPRITEILTWASSLVAIALGLAILVSQFLGFSLY